A single Methanospirillum lacunae DNA region contains:
- the ileS gene encoding isoleucine--tRNA ligase, with protein MREVTSSYVAKEIESSVRSFWNKNSIYSRVKDQNKGKKPWFFVDGPPYTTGNIHLGTAWNKILKDSILRYHRMLGYDVTDRAGYDMHGLPIEVRVEQELGFENKKDIEAYGIKTFIERCKQFAISHKDTMSEQFRSLGIWMDFDNPYQTITPDYIEAAWWALKKAHEKGLLERGHRVVNWCPRCETAIADSEVEYWDEQDPSLFVKFPITGKTDEYLVIWTTTPWTLPANVAVAVDKDFIYARVSAQKAGKTEFLWIAESLAEDVLKKGKYQDFSILEKKTGKELAGTRYSSPLAELVPRQKEIDHRVVMAGFVEMDNTGMVHIAPGHGWDDYLLGVQEGLDIFCPVDGAGHYTDDGGFFAGKFVRDANDEIVDALGDYLLARKKITHRYGHCWRCKTPIIYRATEQWFISIPKIKEQMLKEIASTTWYPDWAGSARFHDFVSDARDWCISRQRYWGIPIPVWECAECKKQMVFGTMAELNKAAGSNLTDPHRPYVDEISIPCSCGGTMHRVEDIFDVWFDSAMASWATIGYPGKTEEFEKLWPADFILEGQDQTRGWFYSQLGASTIAFNKSPYKQVLMHGFSLDGDGRKMSKSLGNVVSPDEVVEKFGVDVLRLYLLSSNAPWEDLKFNWENLSTVNRTVNILWNVYRFPLPYMILDDFAPSSKDGIWNPDFIARSLREMPDEDRWIISRINTLAKQVTADMKEYNLHRLSRSLLNFVLEDLSRWYVQIVRPRMWQEEDSLDKKYAYETIYYCMRTICRLLAPYAPHIAEDIYGNLRLEGDPISIHMLSWYAGEDRLIDVDLETRMGIIRSFDEAVANARQAGKRKLRWPVGTITVAAHNDIVGKAFHSMYDLACQRANAREIVVISGQYDKILWKAEPIMKKIGPSFGKIGPQVKALIEGADGNEMRKQIAEKGSFTIVGPEGDIAITSEHVMFTEVMPENIFSAGMTDATVFVDVTLTADLEAEGYTREIIRRIQEMRKQMNLNVEEMIVIDSIVQDSHLYELLTSEWQEVIRKEVRATSLTLHQDNNSRDTSLWQLDRDWDVEGIVVTIGISVAEKK; from the coding sequence TTGCGAGAAGTCACCAGTAGTTATGTTGCAAAAGAGATCGAGTCATCAGTACGTTCATTCTGGAATAAGAACTCGATTTACAGCAGGGTGAAAGATCAGAATAAAGGGAAAAAGCCCTGGTTTTTTGTGGATGGTCCACCGTATACAACCGGTAACATTCACCTGGGGACTGCCTGGAATAAGATCCTCAAAGACAGCATTCTCAGATATCATCGGATGCTTGGGTATGATGTTACTGACCGGGCTGGTTACGACATGCACGGACTTCCTATTGAAGTTCGTGTCGAGCAGGAACTTGGTTTTGAGAACAAAAAAGACATTGAAGCCTACGGTATCAAGACGTTTATTGAGCGATGCAAGCAGTTTGCGATCTCTCACAAAGATACAATGTCAGAGCAGTTCCGCTCTCTTGGTATCTGGATGGACTTTGATAACCCGTACCAGACAATCACCCCCGACTATATTGAGGCAGCCTGGTGGGCTCTTAAAAAAGCACATGAGAAAGGCCTTTTAGAACGTGGACACCGTGTAGTCAACTGGTGCCCTCGTTGTGAAACTGCCATTGCGGACTCTGAAGTGGAATATTGGGATGAGCAGGACCCCTCGCTCTTCGTGAAATTCCCAATTACCGGAAAAACAGATGAATACCTGGTAATCTGGACCACGACACCATGGACTCTTCCCGCGAACGTAGCGGTTGCCGTAGATAAGGACTTTATATATGCCAGAGTTTCTGCACAGAAAGCAGGTAAAACTGAGTTTCTCTGGATCGCTGAGTCACTTGCTGAAGATGTTTTAAAGAAGGGAAAATACCAGGACTTTTCGATTCTTGAAAAGAAGACCGGAAAAGAACTAGCCGGCACAAGATACTCATCGCCCCTGGCAGAACTGGTCCCAAGACAGAAAGAGATTGATCACCGTGTTGTCATGGCCGGTTTTGTTGAGATGGACAATACCGGTATGGTTCACATCGCTCCCGGTCATGGATGGGATGATTATCTTCTTGGTGTTCAGGAAGGCTTAGATATCTTCTGTCCGGTTGATGGAGCAGGTCATTATACAGATGATGGTGGATTTTTTGCCGGGAAGTTTGTCCGTGACGCAAACGATGAGATTGTGGATGCCCTGGGTGATTATCTTCTTGCACGTAAGAAGATCACTCACCGGTATGGTCACTGCTGGCGATGCAAGACTCCTATCATCTACCGGGCAACAGAACAGTGGTTCATATCGATTCCAAAGATCAAAGAACAGATGCTCAAAGAGATAGCGTCTACCACCTGGTACCCTGACTGGGCCGGAAGTGCAAGATTCCATGACTTTGTCTCGGATGCCCGTGACTGGTGCATCTCAAGACAGCGGTACTGGGGTATCCCGATACCTGTCTGGGAATGTGCAGAATGTAAGAAACAGATGGTCTTTGGAACAATGGCAGAACTGAACAAGGCTGCCGGATCAAATCTCACTGATCCTCACAGGCCGTATGTTGATGAGATATCAATTCCCTGTTCCTGTGGTGGGACCATGCACAGGGTTGAGGATATCTTTGATGTCTGGTTTGATTCTGCAATGGCTTCGTGGGCTACCATCGGATATCCGGGAAAGACTGAAGAGTTTGAGAAACTCTGGCCTGCTGACTTTATTCTGGAAGGGCAGGATCAGACCCGAGGGTGGTTTTATTCACAACTCGGAGCCTCAACGATTGCCTTCAATAAATCTCCCTATAAGCAGGTTCTCATGCATGGGTTCTCGCTTGATGGCGACGGCCGCAAGATGAGCAAGAGTCTTGGTAACGTGGTAAGTCCTGATGAGGTTGTTGAGAAATTCGGTGTGGATGTACTTCGTCTCTATCTTCTCTCATCAAATGCACCATGGGAAGACCTCAAGTTCAACTGGGAAAATCTATCAACAGTGAACCGGACTGTAAATATCCTCTGGAATGTGTACCGGTTCCCGCTCCCATATATGATCCTTGATGATTTTGCTCCCTCTTCCAAAGATGGGATCTGGAATCCCGACTTCATTGCACGCTCTCTGCGAGAGATGCCTGACGAGGATCGCTGGATCATCTCGCGGATTAATACTCTAGCAAAGCAGGTTACTGCTGACATGAAAGAGTATAATCTGCACCGCCTGAGCAGGTCGCTTCTGAACTTTGTTCTTGAAGATCTCTCCCGGTGGTATGTGCAGATCGTTCGTCCACGTATGTGGCAGGAAGAGGATTCACTGGACAAAAAGTACGCATACGAAACGATTTACTACTGTATGCGGACGATATGCAGACTTCTTGCTCCATATGCCCCACACATTGCTGAAGATATTTATGGAAACCTCAGACTTGAAGGAGATCCAATCTCTATTCATATGCTTTCTTGGTATGCAGGCGAAGACAGGCTCATCGATGTAGATTTAGAGACCCGGATGGGCATTATCAGGTCATTTGATGAGGCTGTAGCAAATGCACGTCAGGCTGGAAAGAGAAAACTCCGATGGCCTGTGGGAACCATCACTGTTGCTGCTCACAACGATATTGTTGGAAAAGCATTCCACAGCATGTATGATCTGGCCTGTCAGAGGGCTAATGCACGTGAGATCGTGGTAATTTCCGGTCAGTACGATAAGATCCTCTGGAAAGCAGAACCAATTATGAAGAAAATTGGTCCTTCTTTTGGAAAGATTGGACCTCAGGTTAAGGCCTTAATCGAAGGGGCAGATGGAAATGAGATGCGAAAACAGATCGCAGAAAAAGGATCATTTACCATAGTCGGTCCGGAAGGTGATATTGCAATCACCTCGGAGCATGTGATGTTCACCGAAGTTATGCCAGAAAATATTTTCTCAGCTGGTATGACTGATGCAACAGTCTTTGTAGATGTTACACTGACTGCTGATCTTGAAGCTGAAGGATACACCCGGGAGATCATTCGTCGAATACAGGAGATGCGAAAGCAGATGAACCTGAATGTTGAGGAGATGATTGTAATTGATTCAATAGTGCAGGATTCACATCTCTATGAACTTCTGACCAGCGAGTGGCAGGAAGTCATCCGGAAAGAAGTAAGGGCTACCTCTCTTACACTTCATCAGGACAACAACTCCCGGGATACATCTCTCTGGCAGCTGGATCGTGACTGGGATGTTGAAGGTATTGTAGTTACCATTGGAATCTCCGTGGCTGAGAAAAAATAA
- a CDS encoding AAA family ATPase, whose protein sequence is MNEEILALTKEAKQYADLLTPLRDEISRIIVGQHDIVDRLVISLVADGHVLLEGVPGIAKTLLIKTLAQAIDASFSRIQFTPDLLPADITGTKIFNQQSSSFSTVKGPIFSQFVLADEINRAPPKVQSALLEAMQERQVTIQGETFKLPTPFFVLATENPIEHEGTYPLPEAQMDRFMFKIIMGYPSRTEEVTILDRFTEGVKIIPKAVITADTILSIQQFLTRVYADVEIKNYVTSLVDATRSPGRYGLQLSDYIAYGASPRATIFLVLGAKAHALLRGRGYVVPEDVRAIAAEVLRHRIILTYQAEADGITTDSVITQILKSVPVP, encoded by the coding sequence ATGAACGAAGAGATCCTTGCGCTTACAAAAGAAGCGAAACAATACGCAGACCTCCTCACTCCTCTCAGGGATGAAATATCCCGAATAATAGTCGGACAACATGATATCGTAGATCGTCTAGTCATTTCACTTGTTGCTGATGGTCATGTTCTGCTTGAAGGAGTTCCAGGAATTGCAAAAACATTGCTCATTAAAACTCTGGCTCAGGCTATCGATGCTTCATTTTCACGTATACAGTTCACTCCGGATCTGCTTCCTGCTGATATTACCGGAACTAAAATTTTTAATCAACAATCATCTTCGTTTTCAACTGTAAAAGGTCCAATTTTCAGCCAGTTTGTTCTTGCTGATGAGATCAACCGTGCACCACCAAAAGTACAGTCAGCATTGCTTGAAGCCATGCAGGAACGTCAGGTCACGATACAGGGAGAAACATTCAAGTTACCAACTCCGTTTTTCGTACTTGCAACCGAAAACCCGATTGAGCATGAAGGTACCTATCCACTTCCTGAAGCTCAAATGGACAGGTTCATGTTCAAGATTATAATGGGATATCCTTCACGAACAGAAGAAGTAACGATTCTTGACCGGTTCACAGAAGGGGTTAAGATCATTCCAAAGGCTGTCATCACCGCTGATACGATCCTCTCTATTCAACAGTTCCTTACCCGGGTTTACGCAGATGTTGAGATTAAGAATTATGTAACTTCACTTGTTGATGCAACACGAAGTCCAGGCCGATATGGTCTGCAGCTTAGTGATTATATTGCATATGGTGCATCACCTCGTGCAACTATCTTTCTCGTGCTTGGTGCCAAGGCACATGCCCTCTTAAGAGGACGTGGGTACGTTGTTCCAGAAGATGTCAGGGCTATTGCAGCAGAAGTTCTCCGGCACCGGATCATTCTTACATATCAGGCTGAGGCCGATGGAATCACTACAGACTCTGTAATTACACAGATTCTCAAGAGTGTTCCAGTTCCATGA
- a CDS encoding NosD domain-containing protein — MKTSQLRNLTGGDGDGIRVGVISNGVKHIEDAQKTGDLPPEVHIIKKGKMDEGTAMLEIIHDIAPNATLYYADSGDNDLSFSEAIDSLVAVGSNIIVDDVGLLEIPYFEDGRSAAHLKEILIQHPDLLYVSAAGNNGQLHYQGMFTDAGGGFNSFNGSPGIPIDIKSGGFFGTILEWDDSYEQRENPYSLYLYDRQTGEEIAVSERTESGEKRSLEKLYYQYIGDKPLNAEIRVKKADEAEPKLLELILKTDKNLVSIPEEYMVSSDSIIGQAAIDDVISVAAVPAIMTPTIEKFSSQGEVTIAHPSSEERKKPDITGINSVDVSGAGGFSTPFTGTSAAAPHIAGLLALEWSLFPKTSGKDIKEAMFETATPFGQKGWNPVYGYGLPDALKMYDYLLNASITGNQTPTTTPSSTVTESPSPTPTPTEEEGAPLVITHSVEITNPGDYSLGSDILDSSGTIIRISSSDVTLDGFGHQIEGFAVQFGLDTPPMQQGIVIESPDKSRLKNITIRNLAVMGTYLGIEARNTDALVIDTCRLPYNSIGMILSGVTQAEIRKSSMNGNAQYGIILEGGTTDSVLSSNELKKNLVGMVLDGVMGNRITGNSVILSHQEGILLRGGSTTNTIEKNTCSGNGNGGIVLKSSLKNSILNNTCEQNSPPGIYLEESSENIISENNLTGNLRGINLYYSDTNTITGNSIFMNKITGIMFQPSGRNIISQNKIVGNNGEGILISGSVTPEKVNLISDNYLENENNVNIQEGGKPNYAWNGKKSEGSNIVGGPYLGGNVWASSDGKGYSQTCSDIDGDGLCDAAYVVLPDIIDELPLKYSGPSVTPSGPINTGTQTKPLNVEDLVTEGLTLFGKGKYAETAVIMDKAIEKNPTNFLAWRLKVLSLSKMKMGDEAIATINKALNLYPDSIILWYTLGDIYLLDLTEYDKAIQAYQKALTIDKNDTHSLVNLAFAIDKTGRSNEALELYLQAVTINPSLTDAWVKAGNIETRANHFNQAILYYDKALKLDPGNAFTWNNKGYALSLSGDYQGAVQAYQNAIQIDNSYEVAWTNLGNAYDALGMKNEANDAFSHTRV, encoded by the coding sequence ATGAAAACAAGTCAACTTCGAAACCTTACCGGAGGAGATGGAGATGGTATTCGGGTTGGTGTCATTTCAAACGGAGTAAAACATATTGAAGATGCCCAGAAGACTGGAGATCTCCCTCCAGAAGTTCATATCATTAAAAAAGGAAAGATGGATGAAGGGACAGCAATGCTTGAGATTATCCATGATATTGCCCCAAATGCTACACTTTATTACGCAGATTCCGGGGACAATGATCTCAGTTTTTCAGAGGCTATAGACAGCCTTGTAGCTGTAGGCAGTAACATTATTGTTGATGATGTCGGTCTTCTTGAGATTCCGTACTTCGAAGACGGGCGAAGTGCTGCACATCTTAAAGAAATTCTTATTCAACACCCTGATCTTCTCTACGTATCTGCGGCCGGAAACAATGGACAACTCCATTATCAGGGAATGTTTACCGATGCTGGTGGAGGGTTTAACTCATTTAATGGATCACCCGGAATTCCGATTGATATCAAGTCTGGAGGATTTTTCGGAACTATCCTTGAATGGGATGACTCCTATGAGCAGCGTGAAAATCCATATAGTCTGTATCTATATGACCGGCAGACAGGAGAAGAAATAGCGGTAAGTGAACGTACAGAAAGCGGAGAAAAACGCTCACTTGAAAAGTTATATTATCAGTACATCGGGGACAAACCATTAAATGCCGAGATAAGGGTGAAAAAGGCAGATGAGGCAGAACCCAAACTTCTGGAACTTATCCTGAAGACTGATAAAAACCTTGTATCTATTCCAGAAGAATACATGGTCTCTTCAGACTCAATAATCGGACAGGCAGCTATTGACGATGTGATATCAGTCGCAGCGGTTCCTGCCATTATGACACCAACCATAGAAAAATTTTCTTCCCAGGGTGAAGTTACCATCGCTCACCCATCATCTGAAGAGCGTAAAAAACCAGATATTACCGGAATTAACTCAGTAGATGTATCAGGAGCAGGAGGATTTTCAACACCCTTTACAGGTACAAGCGCAGCTGCTCCTCATATTGCCGGTCTTCTTGCCCTGGAATGGAGTCTCTTTCCCAAGACATCAGGTAAAGATATAAAAGAGGCCATGTTTGAGACAGCAACACCATTCGGACAGAAGGGATGGAATCCAGTGTACGGTTATGGCCTCCCTGACGCATTGAAGATGTATGACTATCTACTGAATGCCTCAATAACTGGTAATCAGACTCCAACAACTACTCCTTCATCAACTGTCACAGAATCTCCGTCTCCCACCCCTACACCAACAGAGGAGGAAGGAGCACCATTGGTAATCACGCATTCGGTTGAGATAACGAATCCCGGAGATTATTCACTTGGATCAGATATTCTTGATTCTTCAGGGACAATTATTAGAATCTCCTCATCAGATGTTACACTTGATGGATTCGGACACCAGATTGAAGGATTTGCAGTACAGTTCGGACTTGATACTCCTCCCATGCAACAGGGAATTGTGATAGAATCACCGGATAAGAGCAGGCTCAAAAATATCACAATTAGAAACCTTGCTGTGATGGGAACCTACCTGGGGATTGAAGCCAGGAATACAGACGCCCTCGTGATAGATACCTGTCGTCTTCCTTACAACTCAATCGGAATGATCCTTTCGGGTGTAACACAGGCAGAGATCAGGAAGAGTTCAATGAACGGGAATGCCCAGTATGGTATTATATTAGAAGGAGGAACCACAGACTCAGTCCTAAGTTCAAACGAATTGAAGAAGAACCTTGTCGGAATGGTTCTTGACGGTGTTATGGGAAATAGAATCACCGGGAACTCAGTAATCCTGAGTCATCAGGAAGGAATCCTGCTCAGGGGAGGCTCCACAACAAATACTATCGAGAAGAATACCTGTTCGGGGAACGGAAATGGAGGTATTGTTCTGAAATCTTCTCTGAAGAATTCGATCCTAAACAACACCTGTGAGCAGAACTCTCCACCCGGGATTTACCTGGAAGAGAGTTCTGAAAACATCATATCAGAAAATAACCTGACAGGAAATCTCAGAGGGATTAATCTCTATTACTCAGACACGAATACGATAACCGGTAATTCTATTTTCATGAACAAGATCACAGGGATCATGTTCCAGCCATCAGGGCGTAATATCATCAGTCAGAACAAGATTGTGGGAAATAATGGTGAAGGCATCCTCATTTCAGGCAGTGTCACACCTGAAAAAGTAAACCTAATCTCTGATAATTATCTTGAGAATGAAAATAATGTAAATATCCAGGAGGGTGGCAAGCCAAACTATGCATGGAACGGGAAAAAATCCGAAGGATCAAACATAGTTGGAGGACCTTATTTAGGAGGGAATGTCTGGGCATCATCTGATGGAAAGGGATATTCACAGACCTGTTCCGATATTGACGGAGACGGGTTGTGTGATGCTGCTTATGTTGTTTTACCCGATATTATAGATGAACTACCCCTAAAATATTCAGGGCCCTCCGTCACCCCTTCAGGCCCAATAAATACAGGAACCCAGACGAAACCTTTAAACGTTGAGGATCTGGTTACCGAAGGACTTACCCTCTTTGGAAAAGGGAAATATGCAGAGACCGCAGTCATAATGGACAAGGCAATCGAAAAGAACCCGACAAACTTCCTGGCATGGAGACTAAAAGTTCTTTCCCTTTCCAAAATGAAGATGGGTGATGAAGCCATAGCAACAATAAACAAGGCTTTGAATCTTTACCCAGATTCAATCATTCTATGGTACACCCTTGGCGACATCTACCTCCTTGATCTTACCGAATATGATAAGGCAATTCAGGCATATCAGAAAGCACTTACCATCGATAAAAATGATACGCATAGTCTGGTAAACCTTGCATTTGCAATCGATAAAACTGGTAGAAGTAATGAAGCACTAGAACTCTACCTACAGGCTGTCACCATCAATCCCTCACTCACAGATGCATGGGTAAAGGCAGGAAATATTGAGACACGCGCAAATCATTTCAACCAGGCCATTTTGTATTACGACAAAGCATTGAAATTGGATCCTGGAAATGCATTCACCTGGAACAACAAAGGATATGCCCTTTCCTTATCAGGAGACTATCAAGGAGCGGTTCAGGCATACCAAAATGCCATTCAGATTGATAATTCATATGAAGTTGCATGGACAAATCTTGGTAATGCATATGATGCGCTTGGAATGAAAAACGAGGCGAATGATGCCTTTTCACATACAAGAGTCTGA
- a CDS encoding vWA domain-containing protein: protein MAGFYHPEWLILLLVLPAIYYWYLRETKRKKQEAMVFSHIGFMKTALAGRSGSARPRVLLLIGLAALACVIIGLADPHIPLEQAKEGVNVILVMDDSGSMQATDYKPTRLEAAKNSAGQLIRQLDDKDYVGVITFESGATSAAYLSPDKDRVYTKLKSIEQKDGATAIGDGLALAIDMSESIPNRKKVVILLSDGVNNAGVISPEQATQFAKDKGIQVFTIGLGSDKPVVLGYDWFGNPQYADLDEDALKKIASDTGGKYYKSVNDGTLSEIYSNLNKEIKREKEETSIKDWFFIISMILMVAEIVLRYGRRRIIQ, encoded by the coding sequence ATGGCAGGTTTTTATCATCCTGAATGGCTGATTTTGCTACTAGTATTACCTGCAATATATTATTGGTATCTCCGCGAAACCAAACGAAAAAAGCAGGAGGCGATGGTCTTCTCGCATATCGGTTTTATGAAGACCGCTCTTGCCGGAAGATCGGGTTCTGCACGACCGCGAGTGCTTCTTTTGATTGGTCTCGCTGCCCTGGCTTGTGTTATTATCGGACTTGCAGATCCTCATATTCCTCTGGAACAGGCCAAAGAGGGAGTCAATGTCATCCTGGTCATGGATGATTCAGGCAGTATGCAGGCTACCGATTACAAACCTACAAGGCTTGAGGCTGCTAAAAATTCAGCCGGGCAGTTGATACGCCAACTCGATGACAAAGATTATGTTGGTGTCATAACATTCGAATCAGGAGCAACGAGTGCTGCATATCTCTCTCCTGATAAGGACCGGGTATACACCAAATTAAAATCAATCGAACAGAAAGACGGAGCTACCGCAATCGGAGATGGACTTGCACTTGCAATAGATATGTCTGAATCGATTCCAAATCGAAAAAAGGTAGTTATTCTTCTTTCAGATGGAGTGAATAATGCCGGAGTTATCTCCCCTGAACAGGCAACACAGTTTGCAAAAGACAAAGGAATCCAGGTATTCACCATCGGCCTCGGTTCAGATAAACCGGTTGTTCTCGGGTATGACTGGTTTGGCAACCCGCAATATGCAGATCTTGATGAAGATGCCCTTAAAAAGATTGCATCAGACACCGGAGGAAAATACTACAAATCGGTTAACGATGGAACTCTCTCGGAAATATATTCCAATCTGAATAAAGAGATCAAGCGTGAGAAAGAAGAAACCAGTATCAAGGATTGGTTCTTTATTATTTCCATGATTCTCATGGTGGCCGAGATTGTGCTCAGATATGGAAGAAGGAGGATTATTCAATGA
- a CDS encoding DUF2207 domain-containing protein: MGEVRQLAVVIITAIIIGIVGFWLGGFVSTLIQGDLVVSDYHCSWSYDGSLNESYQYVVKTDQAYRSLNRIFNVPVSYGTSVIAPVSLISVTVPHGSFSYLKDYTGVVHMDGADKSYQALIQNHALSNEAGAFDPDYYSAGTWPVTYSWLITPPIERGSDADHINIDLATDHVAYQSVTITIPAERVKEVFPHPAGLKVTKSGNSFVITGSALSDIPLGFELVLERGAGDQIHGKVSDLGSVNILEKTNAANPWYSAILTSTPNIAFTVSLLLLIFIPILLLLIYYLKGREKPFVVPEHLSALPDPSLKPWMVHLIFEGDPEEFGNEGLYATLLDMHRQKIIRIDQKPDSSDLTITILKEQSADAYEQTVLNVFRRIATDNVIDTGSLASMSDAANSDSSVRATLLAYQEELKSLTSYSSSYLESHYIEDGRGYLVPLLVIPVIWFLFSIFTTIAGSNASLGINATILSGAAFLQGLVGMLFPATLFGRWKGDTYQEKLRWDSFRSFLSDAVLIKRYAPSDISMWGEWLVYGTALGVGDRVVRSMKDLDVNLPEFSTSSGSSIFAPALFASAFMPVTSYAPPSSGSGFSGGGGGFGGGGGFGGGGAGGW; encoded by the coding sequence ATGGGAGAAGTTCGCCAGCTGGCAGTTGTGATAATCACTGCCATAATTATTGGAATTGTGGGATTCTGGCTCGGAGGTTTTGTCTCTACACTGATTCAGGGAGATCTTGTTGTATCTGACTACCACTGTTCCTGGTCATATGACGGGAGTCTGAATGAGTCTTATCAATATGTTGTCAAGACAGATCAGGCCTACCGGAGCCTGAACAGGATCTTTAACGTCCCGGTAAGTTATGGAACATCTGTCATTGCACCAGTTTCATTAATCAGTGTTACAGTTCCTCATGGATCATTTTCTTATCTCAAGGATTATACCGGTGTAGTCCACATGGATGGAGCAGATAAATCTTATCAGGCTCTCATTCAAAATCATGCCCTGTCCAATGAAGCCGGAGCATTTGATCCTGATTACTATTCTGCGGGAACATGGCCTGTTACATATTCCTGGCTAATAACTCCGCCGATTGAGCGTGGTTCAGATGCTGACCACATAAACATTGATCTTGCAACTGATCATGTTGCGTATCAGTCTGTTACCATCACTATCCCTGCAGAACGGGTTAAGGAAGTATTTCCACATCCTGCTGGATTGAAGGTAACAAAATCAGGTAATTCATTTGTCATTACCGGGAGCGCTTTAAGTGACATACCACTCGGTTTCGAGTTAGTTCTTGAACGTGGTGCCGGAGACCAGATTCATGGGAAAGTCAGTGATTTGGGATCGGTGAATATACTTGAGAAAACCAATGCTGCAAATCCCTGGTATTCTGCGATTCTTACTTCTACTCCCAATATTGCATTTACGGTTTCACTCCTTCTTCTGATTTTCATCCCAATTCTTCTTCTCCTGATTTATTACCTGAAAGGAAGAGAAAAACCATTTGTTGTTCCTGAACATCTCAGTGCTCTCCCTGATCCTTCACTAAAACCATGGATGGTGCATCTCATCTTTGAAGGTGATCCTGAGGAATTCGGAAATGAAGGGCTTTATGCTACTTTGCTTGATATGCACAGGCAAAAGATCATTAGAATCGATCAGAAACCTGACAGTAGTGATTTGACAATAACAATTCTGAAAGAGCAATCTGCTGATGCATATGAACAGACTGTTCTCAATGTATTCAGGCGGATAGCAACCGATAATGTTATCGATACCGGTTCCCTGGCATCGATGTCTGATGCGGCAAATTCAGATTCATCTGTACGGGCAACCCTTCTTGCCTATCAGGAGGAACTCAAATCACTCACTTCTTACTCGAGTTCTTACCTCGAGTCACATTATATTGAGGATGGACGTGGATACCTGGTACCACTTCTGGTAATTCCGGTTATCTGGTTCCTGTTCTCAATTTTTACTACCATAGCAGGAAGCAACGCATCCCTGGGAATTAATGCAACCATTTTGTCAGGAGCAGCATTTCTTCAGGGGCTTGTGGGTATGCTCTTTCCTGCAACCCTTTTCGGGAGATGGAAAGGAGATACGTATCAAGAAAAACTTCGTTGGGACTCGTTTAGATCGTTTCTGTCTGACGCAGTTCTCATCAAACGCTATGCACCATCTGATATTTCTATGTGGGGTGAATGGCTCGTATATGGAACTGCACTCGGAGTAGGCGACCGTGTAGTCAGATCGATGAAGGATCTTGATGTGAACTTACCAGAGTTTTCAACCTCTTCAGGTTCCTCAATATTTGCTCCTGCGTTATTTGCATCTGCATTTATGCCTGTAACTTCGTATGCTCCGCCATCATCTGGATCCGGATTCAGTGGCGGGGGAGGAGGCTTTGGTGGCGGCGGTGGATTTGGAGGAGGAGGAGCTGGCGGGTGGTAA
- a CDS encoding DUF58 domain-containing protein translates to MPAWEDPVELVRLIRSVDLITRARVTGQKAGVHISLFKGQGIEFSEIREYIPGDDIRAIDWKVTARYGIPYVKEFTEERDQTFYFVIDLSGSHAFGTMVSKYRMMLEIYASLVFAAVRYHDRAGLIIVTDKVERFIPARSGRAHAVHLIHEVINHTPQSSGSDLRPALHHILTRLRRMASVIIISDFYMSDFSRELGQLRQHHEVYAIRVSDPRESDLPDIGLIELEDAETGEQILIDTSDELFRADYQRAVEEAEIRTAGIFKKCHVPMEQVRTSDDWFSPLQRLFADSPMAGVR, encoded by the coding sequence ATGCCAGCATGGGAAGATCCTGTTGAACTTGTCAGGCTCATCCGGTCGGTTGATCTCATCACACGTGCCAGGGTGACAGGACAGAAAGCAGGTGTTCATATCTCCCTCTTTAAAGGACAGGGTATCGAATTCTCTGAGATCAGGGAATATATTCCCGGTGATGATATCAGAGCAATTGACTGGAAGGTCACTGCCAGATATGGAATTCCATATGTCAAGGAATTTACTGAAGAGAGAGACCAAACGTTTTATTTTGTTATTGATCTTTCAGGTTCTCACGCCTTCGGCACCATGGTCAGTAAATATCGGATGATGTTGGAGATTTATGCAAGTCTCGTATTTGCAGCTGTTCGGTACCATGATCGTGCAGGTCTTATCATTGTAACCGACAAGGTGGAGCGTTTTATTCCAGCTCGAAGCGGCAGGGCTCATGCCGTCCATCTTATACACGAAGTCATTAACCATACCCCGCAGAGCTCAGGTTCAGATCTGAGACCGGCACTTCATCATATCCTGACACGTCTCCGAAGAATGGCCTCTGTTATTATTATATCTGACTTTTATATGTCAGATTTCTCGCGTGAACTTGGTCAACTCAGGCAGCATCATGAAGTGTATGCTATCAGGGTATCAGACCCCCGGGAGTCAGATCTTCCAGATATCGGTCTGATTGAACTTGAGGATGCAGAAACCGGTGAACAAATTCTCATCGATACTTCTGATGAACTGTTCAGAGCAGATTACCAGAGAGCTGTTGAAGAGGCTGAAATAAGGACTGCCGGAATATTTAAAAAATGCCATGTTCCGATGGAGCAGGTACGGACATCAGATGACTGGTTCAGCCCTCTGCAGCGGCTCTTTGCAGACAGTCCTATGGCGGGGGTACGCTAA